DNA sequence from the Gordonia polyisoprenivorans genome:
ACACCACCACCCTGCGGGCCGGGTTCCCGGCAACCACCGCCACCTCGATCACCAGCCTGACCACCGGTACCGCGTGCGGCCTGCACGGCATCATCGGTTACGCCTTCCGGCCCGACGACCACTGCCGCACCACGGGCCCGCGCCGGATGCTCAACGCGTTGCGCTGGACCATGGACGCTGCCGACGGACCATCGGCCATGGCCACCTATCCACCCGATCTCGTCGCCCCGCTTGCCGGCGCGCTCGCCGGACTCGCCGAGCACGGGGTGTCGATCAGTTACGTGATGCCCGGGGAGTTCCGCGGGACCGGCCTGACCCAGGTGGCCTTCCGCGCCACCGGACGCCATCTGGCCGCCAACACCCCCGATCTCGTTCGTGAGGGTGTGGGCACCGCGCTGGCGCAGCGGTCGGGTCGCCGGGGCTTCGTCTACGCCTATCTCTCCGACCTCGACGCCGCCGGACACCGATACGGCCCCGGCTCACCGGAATGGGTGCGGACGCTGCGCACCGTCGACGCACTCGTCGCCGACCTCGCCGCGGATCTGCCGGCCGACACCGTGCTCGCGGTCACCGGTGATCACGGCATGCTCGCCGCGGGACGGCGCGTCGATCTCGACGCGGACCCGCACTGGACGGCCGGGGTGGAGATGATCGCCGGGGAACCGCGGGTGCGCCACCTCTACGTCGCCGACGGCGCCCGCGACGACGTTCTCGCCACGTGGACCACCGAACTCGGCGCCGACGCCCGCGTCGCCACGCGCGAGCAGGCCGTCGACGAGGCGTGGTTCGGCATCGAGGTGAATCCGGACATCGTGCAACGGATCGGTGATGTCGTGGCCGTCGCCCGCGACCGCACCGTGCTGGTCCGCGGCGACGCAGAACCGCTCGAGGCGAGGATGATCGGGCACCACGGCGCGTGGACCGCCGACGAACAACTCGTGCCGCTGCTCGTGGCCCACGGCTGAGGAGGTCCGACCAGACCTTGCACTCGCCATGGCCGAGTGCTAAAACGGACGTTGGCACTCACGGACCGTGAGTGCCAGGTCGGGACGGTGAGATCGGTTCCGAATGACACACCGGTCGTCCGTCGCGGGCACCGAGTCCGGCCATAGATACCTGGTGTCACCCCCTATCGGAGGATCACTTACCCATGGCCAAGCAAATCGCGTTCGACGAAGAGGCCCGCCGCGGCCTCGAGCGGGGCCTCAACAGCCTCGCCGACGCTGTCAAGGTGACGTTGGGCCCCAAGGGTCGCAACGTCGTTCTGGAGAAGAAGTGGGGCGCCCCCACCATCACCAACGATGGTGTCTCCATCGCCAAGGAAATCGAGCTCGAGGACCCGTACGAGAAGATCGGCGCGGAGCTCGTCAAGGAAGTTGCCAAGAAGACCGACGACGTCGCGGGTGACGGCACCACCACCGCCACCGTGCTCGCCCAGGCGCTCGTGCGCGAGGGCCTGCGCAACGTCGCCGCCGGCGCCAACCCGCTCGGCCTCAAGCGCGGCATCGAGAAGGCCGTCGAGGCCGTCACCGAGTCGCTGCTCAAGAGCGCCAAGGAGGTCGAGACCAAGGAGCAGATCGCTCAGACGGCCGGCATCTCCGCAGGCGAC
Encoded proteins:
- a CDS encoding alkaline phosphatase family protein, with amino-acid sequence MTTDIPGESLDELPPTRWAGHPDTLAGVMGWAAGVLGIGPQPVASMPQVAAADVVLLLVDGLGDRLLHRHADVAPTLSALHTTTLRAGFPATTATSITSLTTGTACGLHGIIGYAFRPDDHCRTTGPRRMLNALRWTMDAADGPSAMATYPPDLVAPLAGALAGLAEHGVSISYVMPGEFRGTGLTQVAFRATGRHLAANTPDLVREGVGTALAQRSGRRGFVYAYLSDLDAAGHRYGPGSPEWVRTLRTVDALVADLAADLPADTVLAVTGDHGMLAAGRRVDLDADPHWTAGVEMIAGEPRVRHLYVADGARDDVLATWTTELGADARVATREQAVDEAWFGIEVNPDIVQRIGDVVAVARDRTVLVRGDAEPLEARMIGHHGAWTADEQLVPLLVAHG